One region of Flavobacterium sp. GSB-24 genomic DNA includes:
- a CDS encoding glycosyl hydrolase family 18 protein: MKNNYKRMLQKCMIILVLGAFNLATAQKKVIAYIPNWIDLNAFSSTIQYSKLTHINIAFENPDANGYLSFNSGSNTIINAAHAQNIKVFVSLGGGSVSEGGPIRDNYFNLITPANRTAFIQKIYDYVVAHNFDGVDVDLEGPAINGDYGGFVIALANKLHANGKLISAALSEGYGGANVPSSTFAAYDWINIMAYDATGPWAPNNPGQHSPYSMAVNQFNYWTGRGLPASKAIIGLPFYGYGFGASANQGISYANIVAQYPGAENLDQVGNTIYYNGIPTIKQKTTFAIQNAGGVMIWELSQDATGSKSLLTAINQVISGSNPPATGTLIQAENYNTMSGVQTEATTDTGGGLNVGYCDTGDWMAYYNINFPTSGSYQIEYRVSSAVTGGRLSSDLNAGTIQLGAVNVPNTGGWQNWQTITQTVNVNAGTYNFGIYVQNTGFNINWFRITKSGSTAKSAPVNSEQSIASLEIYPNPTESQLFFSTEVSGGNVSVINTEGGATVFSQTVNNNSIDVSTLKTGIYLISVEKNGIKTVRRFIKK; encoded by the coding sequence ATGAAAAACAATTACAAAAGAATGCTGCAGAAATGCATGATTATTTTAGTCTTGGGCGCTTTTAATTTAGCGACAGCTCAGAAGAAAGTCATTGCTTATATTCCGAATTGGATTGATTTGAATGCTTTTTCGAGTACTATTCAATACAGTAAATTAACGCATATTAATATTGCGTTCGAAAATCCTGATGCCAACGGATATTTGAGTTTTAATTCAGGAAGTAATACGATTATAAATGCTGCTCATGCCCAAAATATAAAAGTTTTTGTTTCGCTGGGCGGAGGATCTGTTTCAGAAGGCGGGCCAATTCGCGATAATTACTTCAATTTGATTACGCCAGCCAACAGAACAGCTTTTATTCAAAAGATCTACGACTATGTAGTCGCTCATAATTTTGACGGAGTCGATGTAGATTTAGAAGGCCCAGCAATTAATGGAGATTACGGCGGATTTGTTATTGCTCTTGCCAATAAACTGCATGCCAATGGCAAATTGATTTCGGCAGCGCTTTCAGAAGGATATGGTGGTGCCAATGTACCTTCATCTACTTTTGCAGCTTACGACTGGATCAATATCATGGCGTACGATGCAACTGGTCCTTGGGCTCCAAATAATCCAGGACAGCATTCTCCTTATAGTATGGCGGTAAATCAGTTTAATTACTGGACAGGAAGAGGATTGCCTGCAAGTAAAGCCATCATCGGACTTCCTTTTTATGGATATGGTTTTGGTGCTTCTGCCAATCAAGGAATTTCTTATGCTAATATCGTAGCTCAATATCCTGGGGCTGAAAATCTAGATCAAGTAGGAAACACCATTTATTACAACGGAATTCCGACAATCAAACAAAAAACAACTTTTGCAATTCAGAACGCAGGAGGTGTTATGATTTGGGAATTGTCTCAGGATGCAACAGGATCAAAATCTTTACTGACAGCAATTAATCAGGTAATTTCGGGAAGCAATCCTCCCGCAACAGGAACTTTAATTCAAGCCGAAAATTACAATACAATGAGTGGTGTTCAAACCGAAGCAACAACCGATACAGGCGGTGGATTAAACGTAGGATATTGCGATACAGGCGACTGGATGGCTTATTATAATATTAATTTCCCAACTTCTGGTTCTTATCAAATAGAATATCGTGTTTCAAGTGCTGTTACAGGCGGAAGATTATCCTCTGATTTAAATGCAGGAACAATTCAGTTGGGTGCTGTAAATGTGCCAAATACAGGAGGATGGCAAAACTGGCAGACAATTACTCAAACCGTAAATGTAAATGCTGGAACGTATAATTTCGGGATATATGTTCAAAACACAGGGTTTAATATAAACTGGTTTAGAATTACAAAATCGGGTTCAACGGCAAAATCTGCTCCTGTAAATTCAGAACAATCAATTGCAAGTTTGGAGATTTATCCGAATCCGACTGAAAGTCAGCTTTTCTTCAGCACAGAGGTTTCTGGTGGAAATGTAAGTGTCATCAATACAGAAGGTGGTGCAACTGTTTTTTCTCAAACCGTAAACAATAACAGCATTGATGTTTCGACTTTAAAAACGGGAATTTATCTAATTTCGGTAGAGAAAAACGGAATCAAAACGGTAAGACGTTTTATTAAAAAATAA